In one window of Streptomyces roseofulvus DNA:
- a CDS encoding gamma-aminobutyraldehyde dehydrogenase has translation MGNRFQVTDRFADGAQYIGGRLRPGTSGKTHSVVDPATGESVHTYELASTADVDEAVAAARAAFPGWAAATPGERSDALHRLAAVLAEQAEDFALAESLQCGKPIRLTTEFDVPGTIDNTAFFAGAARHLQGQSAGEYSGDHTSYVRREPIGVVGSIAPWNYPLQMAAWKILPAIAAGNTIVLKPAELTPLTSLMFAQAAKEAGIPDGVVNVVTGSGREAGEHLVGHPDVAMTSFTGSTPVGKRVAEVATATVKRLHLELGGKAPFVVFDDADLEAAAHGAVAASLINTGQDCTAATRAYVQRPLFDAFVARVAELMETVRLGDPADPATDLGPLVSHAQRDRVAGFVERARGYATVVTGGEAPGGELENGAYYRPTLITGAAQDSEVVQSEIFGPVLVALPFDTDDEGIRLANDTPYGLAASAWSRDVYRANRATREIKAGCVWVNDHIPIISEMPHGGYKASGYGKDMSSYSFEEYTQVKHVMFDNTAVAAKDWHRTIFGDR, from the coding sequence ATGGGCAACCGCTTCCAGGTGACCGACCGCTTCGCGGACGGCGCGCAGTACATCGGCGGACGGCTCCGCCCCGGGACCTCCGGGAAGACGCACAGCGTCGTCGACCCCGCGACCGGCGAGAGCGTCCACACCTACGAACTCGCCTCCACGGCGGACGTCGACGAGGCCGTGGCGGCCGCCAGGGCCGCCTTCCCCGGGTGGGCCGCGGCCACCCCGGGCGAGCGCTCCGACGCGCTGCACCGCCTCGCCGCGGTCCTCGCCGAGCAGGCCGAGGACTTCGCCCTGGCCGAGTCGCTCCAGTGCGGCAAGCCCATCCGGCTCACCACCGAGTTCGACGTGCCCGGCACCATCGACAACACCGCCTTCTTCGCCGGCGCCGCCCGCCACCTCCAGGGCCAGTCCGCCGGCGAGTACTCCGGCGACCACACCTCGTACGTGCGGCGGGAGCCGATCGGCGTGGTCGGCTCCATCGCCCCCTGGAACTACCCGCTCCAGATGGCCGCCTGGAAGATCCTCCCGGCGATCGCGGCGGGCAACACCATCGTCCTGAAGCCGGCCGAGCTGACCCCGCTCACCTCCCTGATGTTCGCCCAGGCGGCCAAGGAGGCGGGCATCCCCGACGGCGTCGTCAACGTCGTCACCGGCTCCGGCCGCGAGGCGGGCGAGCACCTCGTCGGCCACCCGGACGTCGCCATGACCTCCTTCACCGGCTCCACGCCGGTCGGCAAGCGGGTCGCCGAGGTCGCCACCGCCACCGTCAAGCGGCTCCACCTGGAGCTCGGCGGCAAGGCCCCCTTCGTCGTCTTCGACGACGCCGACCTGGAGGCCGCCGCCCACGGCGCCGTCGCCGCCTCCCTGATCAACACGGGCCAGGACTGCACCGCCGCCACCCGCGCCTACGTCCAGCGGCCGCTCTTCGACGCCTTCGTGGCCCGGGTCGCGGAGCTCATGGAGACCGTCCGGCTCGGCGACCCCGCCGACCCCGCGACCGACCTCGGCCCGCTCGTCTCGCACGCCCAGCGCGACCGGGTCGCCGGCTTCGTGGAGCGGGCCCGTGGCTACGCGACCGTCGTCACCGGAGGCGAAGCCCCTGGTGGAGAGCTCGAGAACGGCGCATACTATCGGCCCACCCTGATCACCGGCGCCGCTCAGGACAGCGAGGTCGTGCAGTCGGAGATCTTCGGACCGGTCCTGGTGGCCCTGCCCTTCGACACCGACGACGAGGGCATCCGGCTCGCCAACGACACCCCGTACGGCCTCGCCGCCTCCGCCTGGAGCCGCGACGTCTACCGGGCGAACAGGGCCACCCGCGAGATCAAGGCCGGCTGCGTCTGGGTCAACGACCACATCCCGATCATCAGCGAGATGCCGCACGGCGGATACAAGGCGTCCGGCTACGGAAAGGACATGTCCTCCTACTCCTTCGAGGAGTACACGCAGGTCAAGCACGTGATGTTCGACAACACGGCGGTGGCGGCCAAGGACTGGCACCGCACGATCTTCGGGGACCGATAG
- a CDS encoding DUF4190 domain-containing protein, whose amino-acid sequence MSDTAEPSPQDRGTSDPWAPPDRAESRVELGKRAPADRRPVHEQPTVTSIPTGEAAGAELPPPPVAPGGPAAYGGPAAPPAYGPPTVASGFGHPGAGPGATPSYGYPPAGPGPSSYGYPPAGPGPSSYGYPPAHPLPYGPVPGRHNGMGTAGMVLGIIGTCLFWFYGVPSIVLGILALIFGILGRKRAQRGEAANGGAATAGIVLGIISTVLGAAVIAFIVWAVTSYGEYEETEDGVRTSAVLVVGDRG is encoded by the coding sequence ATGTCCGACACCGCCGAGCCGAGCCCGCAGGACCGGGGCACGAGCGACCCGTGGGCCCCGCCGGACCGCGCGGAGTCCCGGGTGGAGCTGGGCAAGCGGGCCCCGGCGGACCGCCGCCCGGTGCACGAGCAGCCGACGGTCACCTCGATACCCACGGGGGAGGCGGCCGGCGCGGAACTGCCGCCGCCGCCGGTCGCCCCCGGCGGCCCGGCCGCCTACGGAGGGCCCGCGGCGCCGCCCGCGTACGGCCCCCCGACCGTCGCGTCGGGCTTCGGTCACCCGGGCGCGGGGCCCGGCGCCACGCCCTCGTACGGCTACCCGCCGGCCGGTCCCGGCCCGTCCTCGTACGGCTACCCGCCGGCCGGTCCCGGCCCGTCCTCGTACGGCTACCCGCCGGCCCATCCGCTGCCGTACGGGCCGGTGCCCGGCCGGCACAACGGCATGGGCACGGCCGGCATGGTGCTCGGCATCATCGGCACCTGCCTCTTCTGGTTCTACGGCGTCCCGTCGATCGTGCTCGGCATCCTCGCCCTGATCTTCGGCATCCTCGGCCGCAAGCGGGCCCAGCGCGGCGAGGCGGCCAACGGCGGCGCCGCCACCGCCGGCATCGTCCTCGGCATCATCTCCACCGTCCTCGGCGCGGCGGTCATCGCCTTCATCGTCTGGGCCGTCACCAGCTACGGCGAGTACGAGGAGACCGAGGACGGGGTGCGGACCTCAGCGGTCCTCGTCGTCGGCGACCGGGGCTGA
- a CDS encoding spermidine/putrescine ABC transporter substrate-binding protein — protein sequence MEQYEPDRLSAAQLAAIRRSMTSGRGALSRRSLLRAGGVGALTVGGLAGLTACGIPPAKREGQGPASTDFSAKEKSVNFSNWTEYMDVSEDEKSRPTLEAFTKRTGIKVKYTEDINDNVEFFGKIKPQLAAGQDTGRDLICVTDWLAARIIRLGWAQKLDPANLPNAYANLSAQFRRPDWDPGRSYSYPWTGISTVIAYNTKATGGKKVDSVSQLLDDPALKGRVGFLTEMRDTVGMTLLDMGKDPGTFTDADFDAAIGRLQKAVDKKQIRRFTGNDYTSDLDKGDIAACLAWAGDIIQLQADNPDIQYTIPNAGYITSTDNLLVPTKARHKANAEKLIDFYYELPNAAQLAAYINYVCPVDGVKDELAKIDPELAANTLILPDKAMAKKSRAFRSLTGDEETAYEEKFAKLIGA from the coding sequence ATGGAGCAGTACGAGCCCGACCGCCTGTCCGCCGCCCAGCTGGCGGCGATCCGGCGCAGCATGACGAGCGGCCGTGGCGCCCTCAGCCGCCGCTCGCTGCTGCGGGCCGGAGGTGTGGGCGCGCTCACGGTCGGCGGCCTGGCCGGCCTGACGGCCTGCGGCATCCCGCCGGCCAAGCGAGAAGGCCAGGGCCCGGCGTCCACCGACTTCTCGGCCAAGGAGAAGAGCGTCAACTTCTCCAACTGGACCGAGTACATGGACGTCAGCGAGGACGAGAAGTCCCGGCCCACCCTGGAGGCGTTCACCAAACGCACCGGGATCAAGGTCAAGTACACCGAGGACATCAACGACAACGTCGAGTTCTTCGGCAAGATCAAGCCGCAGCTCGCGGCCGGCCAGGACACCGGCCGCGACCTGATCTGCGTCACCGACTGGCTGGCCGCCCGGATCATCCGGCTCGGCTGGGCGCAGAAGCTCGACCCGGCGAACCTGCCCAACGCCTACGCGAACCTCTCCGCCCAGTTCCGCCGCCCCGACTGGGACCCGGGCCGCTCCTACTCGTACCCGTGGACCGGCATCTCCACCGTCATCGCCTACAACACCAAGGCGACCGGCGGGAAGAAGGTCGACTCGGTCAGCCAGCTCCTCGACGACCCCGCGCTCAAGGGCCGGGTCGGCTTCCTCACCGAGATGCGCGACACCGTCGGCATGACCCTGCTCGACATGGGCAAGGACCCGGGCACCTTCACCGACGCCGACTTCGACGCGGCGATCGGCCGCCTCCAGAAGGCCGTCGACAAGAAGCAGATCCGCCGCTTCACCGGCAACGACTACACCTCGGACCTGGACAAGGGCGACATCGCCGCCTGTCTCGCCTGGGCCGGCGACATCATCCAGCTGCAGGCGGACAACCCGGACATCCAGTACACGATCCCGAACGCCGGCTACATCACGTCGACGGACAACCTGCTGGTCCCCACCAAGGCCCGGCACAAGGCCAACGCCGAGAAGCTCATCGACTTCTACTACGAGCTTCCCAACGCCGCCCAGCTCGCCGCCTACATCAACTACGTCTGCCCCGTCGACGGGGTGAAGGACGAACTGGCCAAGATCGACCCCGAGCTCGCGGCCAACACCCTGATCCTCCCCGACAAGGCCATGGCCAAGAAGTCCCGCGCCTTCCGCTCGCTGACCGGCGATGAGGAGACGGCGTACGAGGAGAAGTTCGCCAAGCTCATCGGCGCCTGA
- a CDS encoding NADAR family protein — protein sequence MMTIEELTQQVSRGEKVKWLHFWGHRPAPEGRLTQSCLSQWWPSPFVVDGVRYATAEHWMMAGKARLFGDAEAERSALAARTPAEAKNAGRLVRGFDETVWARERAEIVVTGSVHKFASDEGLRDFLLGTGSRVLVEASPLDRIWGIGLAAGDPGAHDPARWRGLNLLGFALMEARERLRSGAGSAPVADDEDR from the coding sequence ATGATGACCATCGAGGAGCTGACACAGCAGGTCAGCAGGGGTGAGAAGGTGAAGTGGCTGCACTTCTGGGGCCACCGGCCGGCCCCGGAAGGACGGCTCACGCAGAGCTGTCTGAGCCAGTGGTGGCCGTCACCCTTCGTGGTCGACGGAGTGCGGTACGCGACGGCCGAGCACTGGATGATGGCCGGGAAGGCGCGCCTCTTCGGCGACGCGGAGGCGGAGCGGAGCGCGCTGGCCGCCCGCACCCCGGCCGAGGCGAAGAACGCCGGCCGGCTGGTCCGCGGCTTCGACGAGACCGTGTGGGCGCGGGAGCGCGCGGAGATCGTGGTGACCGGCAGCGTCCACAAGTTCGCCTCGGACGAGGGGCTGCGGGACTTCCTGCTGGGGACCGGCTCCCGGGTGCTCGTGGAGGCGAGCCCGCTGGACCGGATCTGGGGCATCGGCCTCGCCGCCGGCGACCCCGGCGCCCACGACCCGGCCCGCTGGCGCGGGCTCAACCTGCTGGGCTTCGCGCTGATGGAGGCCCGGGAGCGGCTGCGGAGCGGGGCCGGTTCAGCCCCGGTCGCCGACGACGAGGACCGCTGA